In Virgibacillus sp. NKC19-16, a single genomic region encodes these proteins:
- a CDS encoding response regulator: MIKILFADDHEMVRIGVSSYLSAQPDMEVVAEADDGGPAVEKALELKPDIILMDLVMKEMDGIEATSQIIAQWPEAKIIIVTSFLDDEKVYPALEAGATSYMLKTSKASEIAKAVRATYEGQSILEPEVTGKIMNRMREKPAENLHDQLTDREMEILLLVAQGKSNQDIADELFIALKTVKVHVSNILGKLEVQDRTQAVIYAFKHELIK, encoded by the coding sequence ATGATTAAAATTTTATTTGCCGATGATCATGAAATGGTTCGAATTGGTGTTTCATCATACCTTTCTGCTCAACCCGATATGGAAGTCGTTGCTGAAGCGGATGATGGTGGGCCTGCTGTTGAGAAGGCATTGGAATTAAAACCGGATATTATTTTGATGGATCTTGTTATGAAAGAAATGGATGGGATTGAAGCAACAAGCCAAATTATTGCACAGTGGCCGGAAGCGAAAATTATTATTGTTACAAGTTTTCTTGATGATGAAAAAGTTTATCCGGCACTTGAAGCTGGAGCAACGAGTTATATGCTAAAAACGTCAAAAGCAAGCGAAATTGCTAAAGCAGTACGTGCAACGTATGAAGGGCAATCAATTCTGGAACCTGAAGTTACAGGGAAAATCATGAATCGTATGCGGGAAAAACCTGCTGAAAATCTACATGATCAATTGACAGATCGTGAAATGGAAATTTTACTATTAGTAGCACAGGGGAAATCAAATCAGGATATAGCGGATGAATTATTTATCGCATTAAAAACTGTGAAAGTACATGTAAGCAATATTTTAGGAAAATTGGAAGTCCAGGACCGGACACAAGCTGTGATTTATGCGTTTAAGCATGAATTAATTAAGTGA
- a CDS encoding sensor histidine kinase → MSTIIRHVFTAILFSLFIAVILVGLTLLAFPLDDWSLIFKQEIGNVSFLVLVIGTSITAGTILGLSTGWYWKQRLHQIDRRLDEMVKGQKFTTDEAVYKELDSIEQRMEQLQEKLRNQAEYSQRLATERANEREQSLQEIVVQERNRLARELHDSVSQQLFAASMMMSAINESNPPEHESIKKQMQMVENMIHQSQLEMRALLLHLRPVALKGKSLQKGVEELLVEMTQKVPMEIDWKVEEFTADKGVEDQLFRILQESMSNTLRHAEAATFHVILIERDETVILRTVDNGKGFDMENIRTGSYGLQNMRERAYEVGGNFKIISVPNEGTQLEVKVPNLRKEGEHND, encoded by the coding sequence ATGAGTACAATTATACGTCATGTTTTCACCGCAATACTGTTTAGTTTGTTCATTGCAGTTATATTAGTTGGTTTAACATTGCTGGCTTTTCCTTTAGACGATTGGTCACTTATTTTCAAACAGGAAATTGGCAATGTATCATTTCTGGTATTGGTGATAGGGACATCAATCACAGCAGGTACTATACTTGGTCTATCAACAGGATGGTACTGGAAACAACGGCTTCATCAGATTGATCGTAGGCTTGATGAAATGGTAAAAGGACAAAAGTTTACAACTGATGAGGCGGTCTACAAAGAACTAGACAGTATAGAGCAGCGAATGGAGCAACTCCAAGAGAAGCTCAGAAACCAGGCAGAGTATTCACAACGGCTTGCTACAGAAAGGGCCAATGAACGAGAACAAAGCCTTCAGGAAATTGTAGTCCAGGAAAGAAACCGATTGGCAAGGGAACTGCATGATTCGGTGAGTCAACAACTGTTTGCCGCATCAATGATGATGTCGGCCATTAATGAATCGAATCCGCCGGAACACGAATCGATTAAAAAACAGATGCAAATGGTGGAAAATATGATTCATCAATCCCAACTCGAAATGCGTGCATTATTACTTCATCTTCGTCCAGTAGCATTAAAAGGGAAATCCCTGCAAAAAGGTGTCGAGGAACTACTGGTTGAGATGACACAAAAAGTACCGATGGAGATTGATTGGAAGGTTGAGGAGTTCACCGCCGATAAAGGTGTGGAGGATCAGCTTTTTCGCATCCTGCAGGAGTCTATGTCGAATACACTTCGACATGCAGAAGCTGCCACATTTCATGTAATATTAATTGAACGAGATGAAACAGTGATTTTACGAACAGTTGATAACGGAAAGGGCTTTGATATGGAAAATATAAGAACAGGTTCTTATGGTCTGCAAAATATGCGTGAACGTGCTTATGAGGTTGGAGGTAACTTTAAAATTATCAGTGTGCCCAATGAAGGTACACAGTTAGAGGTAAAAGTTCCAAACCTACGAAAAGAGGGTGAGCATAATGATTAA
- the liaF gene encoding cell wall-active antibiotics response protein LiaF: MFKRLTTDTYNWILIIGVILFIFEIAFFFGGTIIPALFSGFFMYIGWKKFDQLWGKILFWISLVGLVFAVLNLLAVRFLIIAAIVLFILNYSKSKKEAERFNPILPGTDEVMMDPVIEMKPLFDHKLFDDQETEDAAYQWRDVNIHGAFGDRVIDLSNTVLPNDTAVISIRHLMGNIEISVPYEVEVSIHHSSVFGRAHIFGKHHWKLMNKSLLYQTPNYDNSYPRVKIITSLFSGDIEVKRI; the protein is encoded by the coding sequence ATGTTCAAAAGGCTGACAACAGATACGTACAACTGGATTCTGATCATTGGAGTGATCCTCTTTATTTTCGAAATAGCCTTCTTTTTTGGAGGCACCATCATCCCGGCATTATTCTCCGGTTTTTTTATGTATATCGGCTGGAAAAAATTCGACCAATTATGGGGTAAAATTTTATTTTGGATTTCATTAGTTGGTCTGGTATTTGCTGTATTGAATTTGCTGGCGGTTCGATTCTTGATAATTGCAGCAATTGTTTTATTTATACTTAATTATTCAAAGTCCAAAAAAGAAGCAGAACGCTTCAATCCGATTCTTCCTGGTACAGATGAAGTAATGATGGATCCTGTCATAGAGATGAAACCGTTATTTGATCATAAACTGTTTGATGACCAGGAAACGGAGGATGCTGCATACCAATGGCGGGATGTAAATATTCATGGAGCATTTGGGGATCGCGTGATTGATCTAAGCAACACGGTTCTGCCTAATGATACAGCAGTCATTTCCATACGACACCTAATGGGAAATATTGAAATTTCTGTTCCCTACGAGGTGGAAGTGAGTATTCATCACAGCTCTGTTTTCGGCAGGGCACATATTTTTGGAAAACATCATTGGAAATTAATGAATAAATCGCTTTTATATCAAACCCCAAACTATGACAACTCATATCCTCGTGTAAAAATCATTACCTCTCTATTTTCCGGAGATATTGAGGTGAAACGAATATGA
- a CDS encoding PspA/IM30 family protein, with amino-acid sequence MSTNIFTRMKDTISADLHNMMDQKEQKNPIAALNQYLRQSEQEKDKVRKLVDRQYKLKDEFTREYHKAQDIADKRLKQANIAAKAGEEQMREFAMKEHEEYQVRADRMKSSREEAVEQLETLEQKYEEMKHKLKDMHLRRMELMGRENIAHANHQINKVTEEASDKPFSRFEEMEQYIEGLEYKVNSSYYRSTFDSKIAKLEKEMEDKAN; translated from the coding sequence ATGTCTACAAACATATTTACACGGATGAAAGATACGATTTCAGCAGATCTACACAATATGATGGATCAAAAGGAACAGAAAAACCCAATCGCTGCTTTAAATCAATACCTGCGTCAAAGTGAACAGGAAAAGGATAAAGTTAGAAAACTGGTAGATCGTCAATATAAACTAAAAGATGAATTCACGAGAGAGTATCATAAGGCACAAGATATTGCAGATAAGCGATTGAAGCAGGCAAATATTGCAGCAAAAGCCGGTGAAGAGCAGATGCGTGAATTTGCGATGAAGGAACATGAGGAATATCAAGTACGTGCTGATCGTATGAAGTCTTCCCGTGAAGAAGCAGTCGAACAATTGGAAACACTGGAACAAAAATATGAAGAAATGAAGCATAAGCTAAAGGACATGCACCTGCGCCGCATGGAATTAATGGGACGTGAGAATATTGCACATGCGAATCATCAGATAAATAAAGTCACCGAAGAAGCTTCAGACAAACCGTTTTCCCGCTTTGAAGAAATGGAACAATACATTGAGGGCTTGGAGTATAAGGTAAATAGCTCCTACTACCGAAGCACGTTTGACAGTAAAATTGCCAAGCTAGAAAAAGAAATGGAAGATAAAGCAAATTAG
- a CDS encoding lmo0954 family membrane protein, with the protein MKKFMLFVGGLVALIILLANLGPMVFLALSVWLLYVVFKKFVKSGSTAGKIGWVIVGLILLSIALSNIFAVIGLVAAYALYLIYSSWKKDDSDPVVHVAHDDDPFTNFERQWSEINN; encoded by the coding sequence ATGAAAAAATTTATGTTGTTTGTCGGTGGGTTAGTTGCTCTGATCATCTTACTGGCTAACCTTGGGCCAATGGTTTTTTTAGCCCTTAGTGTTTGGCTGTTGTACGTAGTATTTAAGAAATTCGTAAAAAGTGGCTCAACAGCAGGAAAAATTGGCTGGGTGATCGTTGGCTTGATTTTACTCAGTATCGCATTATCCAATATATTTGCGGTGATCGGCTTAGTGGCAGCCTATGCACTGTATCTCATTTATTCAAGCTGGAAGAAAGATGACAGCGACCCGGTTGTACATGTGGCACATGATGATGACCCGTTTACAAATTTTGAAAGACAATGGTCGGAAATAAATAACTAA
- a CDS encoding LLM class flavin-dependent oxidoreductase: MKLSILDQSPISSGKTPKDALTATVELAKRADELGYTRYWVAEHHDLSGLASPAPDIVLGVIGSQTERIRIGAGAVLLPHYKPYNVAERYNMLATLYPERVDLGIGRAPGGSAEVTMALSDNFLEQVRKMPESLSELLTFLRRDLDFPDDHMYSKITPSPVPAAPPKAWLLGTSEKSAILAAEKGIPYAFGHFMTDKDGPSIVKKYRESSTAESEAIVTVSVICGETTEEAEELASSNFLWKVQQEIGEGKDGVPTVEEAKAYNFSNKEKETIQDLRNNTIIGNPAEVRQQLEELEDLYGTDEFMIVTITHSYEARKKSYELIAEEFGCAKS; this comes from the coding sequence ATGAAACTTAGTATATTAGACCAATCACCGATTTCTTCTGGAAAAACTCCTAAAGATGCGTTAACTGCTACAGTAGAACTTGCGAAGCGAGCAGATGAATTAGGCTACACCCGGTATTGGGTTGCCGAGCACCATGACTTGTCAGGTCTGGCGTCACCAGCTCCGGATATCGTGCTTGGGGTTATTGGTTCTCAAACAGAGCGAATTCGGATCGGCGCAGGTGCTGTCTTATTGCCACATTATAAGCCTTACAACGTCGCAGAAAGATATAACATGCTAGCTACATTATATCCTGAGCGGGTTGATCTGGGTATTGGTCGTGCACCCGGTGGATCTGCGGAAGTTACCATGGCACTATCAGATAATTTCCTGGAACAGGTTCGTAAAATGCCTGAATCGTTGTCTGAACTGCTAACCTTCCTGCGTCGTGATTTGGATTTTCCAGATGATCATATGTATTCAAAAATTACACCCTCCCCGGTTCCAGCAGCCCCACCTAAAGCCTGGTTACTCGGGACTAGTGAAAAAAGCGCCATTTTAGCAGCAGAAAAAGGTATACCGTATGCGTTTGGCCACTTTATGACAGACAAGGACGGACCCAGTATTGTGAAGAAATACCGTGAAAGCTCTACGGCGGAGTCTGAAGCTATTGTTACTGTGTCTGTTATTTGCGGTGAAACAACGGAAGAAGCAGAAGAGCTCGCATCAAGCAATTTTCTCTGGAAAGTCCAACAAGAAATAGGCGAGGGTAAAGACGGTGTACCAACTGTCGAGGAAGCGAAGGCATATAACTTTTCCAATAAAGAGAAAGAAACCATACAGGATTTGCGAAATAACACGATTATTGGCAACCCGGCTGAGGTACGGCAGCAGCTTGAAGAGCTTGAGGATCTGTATGGGACAGATGAATTCATGATCGTCACGATTACACACAGCTATGAGGCAAGAAAAAAATCATATGAATTGATTGCTGAAGAATTCGGATGTGCCAAATCATAA
- a CDS encoding DUF1836 domain-containing protein, which translates to MKNIDTIIQELDLNNHLSFEEIPDLDLYMDQVIQLFENKFAGSKRNNDEKVLTKTMINNYAKGKLFFPIQNKKYSKDHLILISMIYQMKGAFSISDVKTTLDKLNTKMTEDDFDLQHLYKRYLQLSETNVDMFKEDVQAHKQEVSKEVVKLEDTDAEYLEQLLMVATLTSMSNYYRRAAEKIVDEIGKEEEV; encoded by the coding sequence ATGAAAAACATAGACACGATAATACAAGAATTGGACTTGAATAACCACTTATCCTTTGAAGAGATACCGGATCTTGATTTGTACATGGATCAAGTCATACAGTTATTTGAAAATAAATTTGCCGGCTCCAAGCGTAATAATGATGAAAAAGTTTTGACAAAAACAATGATTAATAATTATGCCAAGGGTAAATTATTTTTTCCCATTCAAAATAAAAAATACTCCAAAGACCATCTGATTCTTATAAGCATGATCTATCAGATGAAGGGTGCGTTCTCGATCAGTGATGTGAAAACGACCTTGGATAAACTGAATACAAAGATGACAGAAGATGACTTTGATTTACAGCATCTGTACAAGCGTTATTTGCAGCTGTCGGAAACAAATGTGGATATGTTTAAGGAAGATGTTCAGGCACATAAACAAGAAGTCAGCAAAGAGGTAGTGAAACTGGAAGATACAGACGCGGAATACCTGGAACAGTTATTAATGGTAGCAACACTAACAAGTATGAGTAATTATTATCGCAGAGCTGCGGAGAAAATCGTGGATGAGATTGGGAAAGAGGAAGAAGTATAG
- the trhA gene encoding PAQR family membrane homeostasis protein TrhA — translation MGIYIREPVNGFTHLFGAVLSFVGLLALVIKAQVTTESALAIMAVIIFGVSMILLYAASATYHMVVAKDRVIAFLRRIDHSMIYVLIAGTYAPLCLISLNGVTGWVLFAVISLIAILGVIFKLVWFHSPRLLSTSLYVAMGWLVIFFTPALAPILGTGGMTMLIIGGLFYTVGAVIYWLKPKFLSFKHFGFHEIFHVFILFGSLFHFWCIYGYVL, via the coding sequence TTGGGAATATACATTCGTGAACCAGTAAACGGGTTTACACATTTGTTCGGGGCAGTTTTATCTTTTGTAGGTCTACTTGCATTAGTTATTAAAGCTCAGGTAACAACAGAATCTGCACTTGCGATAATGGCAGTAATTATTTTTGGTGTTAGTATGATTCTATTATACGCGGCATCTGCCACCTATCACATGGTAGTAGCGAAAGATCGGGTAATTGCTTTTCTAAGACGGATAGATCATTCGATGATTTATGTATTAATTGCGGGTACATATGCACCCCTCTGTTTGATCAGTTTAAATGGTGTAACAGGATGGGTGCTTTTCGCCGTTATAAGTCTGATCGCTATCTTAGGGGTTATCTTCAAACTGGTCTGGTTCCATTCACCAAGGTTGCTATCAACCAGTCTTTATGTTGCGATGGGATGGCTTGTCATTTTCTTTACTCCTGCCCTGGCACCGATTTTAGGTACTGGTGGAATGACGATGCTCATTATTGGTGGCCTGTTTTACACTGTCGGAGCTGTCATTTATTGGCTAAAACCGAAGTTCCTTTCATTTAAACATTTCGGTTTTCACGAGATTTTTCATGTGTTTATATTGTTTGGGAGCCTGTTTCATTTTTGGTGTATTTATGGGTATGTGCTTTGA
- a CDS encoding nucleotidyltransferase substrate binding protein, translating to MERLNDRLQNVERNLNTLQEILDINIPSTIERNAGFQRFKNSFESCWKAAKHYLYDIEGLDIGSPKGVIRSFREIGLLSENETVLGLRMVNDRNMTVHMYNEELAVEIFGNLPQYYQFLRDWGERMNEKL from the coding sequence ATGGAAAGATTAAACGACCGACTTCAAAACGTTGAGAGGAATTTAAATACGTTGCAAGAGATACTTGACATTAATATCCCTTCTACTATCGAAAGAAATGCAGGATTTCAGCGGTTTAAAAATAGCTTTGAATCTTGCTGGAAAGCGGCAAAACATTATTTATATGATATAGAAGGATTAGATATCGGTTCTCCTAAGGGTGTTATACGTTCTTTTCGTGAAATCGGGCTGTTGTCTGAGAATGAGACAGTTCTTGGTTTACGTATGGTAAATGATCGCAATATGACTGTACATATGTATAATGAAGAATTAGCCGTTGAAATTTTTGGGAACTTACCCCAGTATTATCAGTTTTTGCGTGATTGGGGTGAGCGAATGAATGAGAAGTTGTAG
- a CDS encoding glycosyltransferase family 2 protein, with protein MDSTITFINNLNFFMFILFTLLYSYKIVYILIAFKAKKDNKTVLGDVHSYKYAVVIAARNEELVISELIKSIKKQKYPEEFIDIFVVADNCTDNTAQAATESGAIVRERFNKEQIGKGYALDYMFNIIKKEYASREYDGFLVLDADNLLDKNYVAEMNKTFNQGYRVITSYRNSKNYDQNWISSGYALWFLHEAEYLNLPRMTIHTSCAISGTGFLVDADLIKRNGGWIHHLLTEDIEFTVSEILNGEKIGYSRNAVFYDEQPITFKQSWNQRLRWAKGFYQVIGNYGKDLIVNIFKGNGNSFASYDMAMTIMPAMLIACASIVINGVFFFGGLFEIFDQQKIIQATTIAMLKSVGGYYGILFIIGFITIVTEWKKIHCPGWKKVAYTFTFPLFMFTYLPIAIAALFKDVKWKPIAHTVVKSIDDVR; from the coding sequence TTGGACTCAACTATCACTTTTATTAATAATTTAAACTTTTTTATGTTCATTTTATTTACACTACTGTATTCGTATAAGATCGTGTATATATTAATTGCATTTAAGGCTAAAAAAGACAATAAGACCGTGCTTGGGGATGTCCATTCCTACAAATACGCAGTGGTTATTGCAGCTCGAAATGAAGAACTCGTCATTTCAGAGCTAATAAAAAGCATAAAAAAACAGAAATACCCCGAAGAATTCATTGATATTTTCGTAGTAGCAGATAATTGTACCGATAATACCGCACAGGCTGCTACAGAATCAGGGGCAATTGTCAGGGAGCGCTTCAATAAAGAACAGATTGGAAAGGGCTATGCTCTCGACTATATGTTTAATATCATCAAAAAGGAATATGCATCCAGAGAGTATGATGGCTTTTTAGTGTTAGATGCCGATAATCTCCTTGATAAGAACTATGTAGCGGAGATGAACAAGACCTTTAATCAGGGATACAGGGTAATCACCAGCTACAGAAACTCTAAGAATTATGATCAAAATTGGATCTCTTCTGGTTATGCGCTCTGGTTTTTGCATGAAGCTGAATATCTTAACCTTCCAAGAATGACGATTCACACCAGTTGCGCCATTTCCGGAACAGGATTTCTGGTAGATGCTGATTTGATCAAAAGAAATGGAGGCTGGATTCATCATCTTCTAACAGAAGACATCGAGTTTACGGTTTCAGAGATTCTTAACGGAGAAAAGATTGGATATTCCAGAAACGCAGTGTTTTATGATGAGCAGCCAATCACCTTCAAGCAGTCTTGGAACCAGAGATTACGCTGGGCGAAAGGTTTTTATCAGGTCATAGGCAATTATGGCAAAGATCTGATCGTCAATATCTTTAAAGGAAACGGCAACAGTTTTGCCAGCTACGATATGGCCATGACAATAATGCCTGCTATGCTCATTGCATGTGCCAGTATTGTGATCAATGGCGTGTTCTTTTTTGGTGGCTTGTTTGAAATATTTGACCAGCAAAAGATTATTCAAGCAACCACTATAGCAATGTTAAAATCCGTTGGTGGATATTACGGGATATTATTTATCATTGGATTCATTACTATAGTGACGGAGTGGAAAAAGATTCATTGTCCCGGCTGGAAAAAAGTCGCATATACATTCACTTTTCCGCTATTTATGTTTACCTATTTACCAATCGCTATCGCAGCTCTGTTTAAGGATGTTAAATGGAAACCAATCGCCCACACAGTGGTGAAATCTATTGATGATGTTCGATAA
- a CDS encoding ABC transporter permease yields the protein MMTGRQLFRRRFVEEWKFQWKVLRSVFDWSVILYVVVPALIIAPFVYIEMWQDIHLYWSEEIPFSILIGLILILFIIGNFRTFLLEADLLFLMQRKKLIYQLKLSGFLYSVLRVILSTALMFIVILPILVFIYDFLVMDISFLFIAVIAFRLSFLSLKKIITRTVTKWIVFPAVFMVSHLLILNMNSMMLAVGSLLVIGFVCYFHMTQFVKTNRHFLQELAIEQSERVRYIKLILNFSQEVEKPPVKQGKRPMLFRNSGRFFQVRSKENGLLEFLLKAFLRNKGYMASYSQLVGLSLFGIIVLPVWLKWIVFLCFIFFVNTWIKNIYREMMDSAFFAVVPYGDEELSDAVRPRFRRWIVIPSAVFVGGLSFLLSFIEFFS from the coding sequence ATGATGACTGGTAGGCAGCTTTTTCGCAGGCGGTTCGTTGAGGAATGGAAATTTCAATGGAAAGTTTTGCGTTCTGTTTTTGATTGGTCTGTGATTTTATATGTCGTCGTACCGGCACTTATCATTGCTCCTTTTGTGTATATAGAGATGTGGCAGGATATACACCTCTACTGGAGTGAGGAAATTCCGTTTTCTATTTTAATAGGGTTAATTCTAATTCTGTTCATAATAGGGAATTTCCGAACCTTTCTCTTGGAAGCAGATTTGCTGTTTCTGATGCAGCGAAAGAAACTTATATATCAATTGAAGTTATCGGGTTTTCTTTATTCGGTTTTGCGGGTCATTTTAAGCACGGCTCTAATGTTTATCGTTATACTACCGATTCTTGTATTTATTTATGATTTTTTAGTGATGGACATCTCGTTCTTATTTATAGCAGTGATTGCATTCCGGCTTTCTTTTTTATCATTGAAAAAAATAATCACGCGCACAGTAACGAAATGGATCGTTTTTCCGGCTGTTTTTATGGTGTCGCATTTGCTGATTTTAAACATGAATAGCATGATGCTGGCAGTTGGCAGTTTACTTGTTATAGGGTTTGTTTGCTATTTTCATATGACCCAATTTGTGAAAACAAATCGCCATTTTCTGCAGGAATTGGCTATCGAACAATCGGAACGCGTGCGCTATATTAAATTGATCTTAAACTTCTCACAGGAAGTGGAGAAGCCTCCAGTCAAGCAAGGAAAACGACCAATGCTATTTCGAAATTCCGGACGATTTTTCCAGGTGCGAAGTAAAGAAAATGGCCTGCTTGAATTTCTATTGAAGGCCTTTTTACGTAATAAAGGATATATGGCCAGTTATAGCCAGTTAGTTGGTCTTAGTCTATTTGGGATCATTGTTTTGCCTGTCTGGTTAAAATGGATCGTGTTTCTTTGCTTTATCTTTTTCGTAAATACATGGATTAAAAATATCTACCGGGAAATGATGGACAGTGCATTTTTTGCTGTAGTCCCTTATGGGGATGAGGAATTATCCGATGCTGTCAGGCCGCGTTTTCGAAGGTGGATTGTCATTCCTTCCGCTGTTTTCGTGGGTGGATTGAGTTTTTTATTGAGTTTTATAGAATTTTTTAGTTGA
- a CDS encoding ABC transporter ATP-binding protein has product MSENNVLTVNITEGGYSADAKLLENISFSIDKGEIVGLIGPNGAGKSTTIKAILGILNHTKGGIHVNEYAYIPERPIFYDGLTLWEHLDFLFSVSEVDEQQFTSKAKKLLEAFRLSHVVNHYPENFSKGMQQKGMIVLALLKQPSLYIIDEPFMGLDPTAISKLLEMINQEKERHAGILMSTHVLDTAEKICDRFILISNGKVISRGTLGEIRRDSGLQQGSLFDCFGVLTERDNDDW; this is encoded by the coding sequence ATGAGCGAAAATAATGTACTAACAGTTAACATTACAGAAGGAGGATATTCAGCTGATGCCAAGCTATTAGAAAATATTTCCTTTTCTATTGATAAAGGTGAAATTGTCGGGTTGATTGGTCCCAATGGGGCTGGAAAAAGCACGACAATTAAAGCCATACTCGGAATTCTGAACCATACAAAAGGAGGTATTCATGTAAATGAATACGCCTATATTCCGGAAAGGCCAATTTTTTATGATGGTTTGACATTGTGGGAACATCTTGATTTTCTATTCTCTGTCTCCGAAGTGGACGAACAGCAATTCACCTCCAAAGCTAAGAAACTATTGGAAGCATTTCGCCTGTCTCATGTGGTTAACCACTACCCGGAGAATTTCTCAAAAGGAATGCAGCAAAAAGGGATGATTGTGCTTGCGTTGCTGAAGCAGCCCAGTTTATACATAATCGACGAACCATTCATGGGATTAGACCCAACCGCAATAAGTAAGCTGCTGGAAATGATTAATCAGGAAAAGGAGCGTCACGCAGGTATTCTTATGTCCACACATGTCCTTGATACAGCTGAAAAGATATGTGATCGCTTTATTCTGATTTCAAATGGAAAGGTGATTTCGCGTGGGACACTTGGTGAAATTCGTAGGGATAGTGGTTTACAGCAGGGCTCATTATTTGATTGTTTCGGTGTCCTTACAGAGCGTGATAATGATGACTGGTAG